One part of the Streptomyces sp. AM 2-1-1 genome encodes these proteins:
- a CDS encoding DEAD/DEAH box helicase, whose amino-acid sequence MNHIGGKDSSGDSPVIRKIVDQSARVLETYRVDPGLIQEHANGERRITQGGYGDRQLFELVQNAADEIASAPGGKVQAVLTATHLYCANEGAPVTPEGAETILRMSVSKKRGGQIGRFGVGVKSVLAVTDTPQFFSTSGSFGFDRSWSYDAIKDARGGVPEEDFEAPVLRMARPLDADTERLADGILDELMEWATTVVRLPLLPGAAEQLAHDMHVSGTKGDVQREFPARFQLFSHHVGTVVLEDRRSRPTVRREITVDHDGFLHTVNESRTGKPDSRTSWKVFTHAHRPTEQARSSAGELHDRGTVDISWAVPEYSGETVLTTPRGRGEFWSFFPTKYPMTLSGALNGAWKTNEDRQNLLDSSPFNREIIQVAARLVVDSLPHLAPAKDPGAYLPLLPGRTKESETLNWADRYLTECIWALAAQLPSLPDQDGVLRAPRDINIHPAPERKVPLRMEWLRMWSSYPGRPSNWVHASVEAGEFRPGKVAHILDEAKRSRATVREWLEALVTDGTVEASAAAIRILAEMIRSSSPFAEEARSARIVLTEESGMVAPGPKIFRRTVQDGLRDTTTYVDRRLSEDESLVSDLVTLGIQEANAEGRFISVLEHGNLDAYGPQDWTHFWELLHGAGAQGQALRIRRQVREPKDTLFVRTTDGRFHRMRDCLLPGPVVPADGSRDKSIAVDLTFHSDDTGLLRDLGLRDRPSSGHRPTDEGWFEEYRAAVHQKYCKALSSSASRPALNRLKVEGSPIGGPLHLLEALSDEGRAAFVRAMPDDAVVDSWTLQIGVQSSTRKQTPSPLRWMLRKHGRVSTSQGVLPLSRAVGPQLRAYADVLPVADISPEKARKLGLPTTTEQVPADQWSHLLEELARSDDDAFVGKTYVLLTRLEVDFPEGQLTRCRVGSEWSAREDGEIAVAGTDAEYRALRAERVPALFAGSPESAALLIKTWGMLPYADVISKETRHVAAGEALPLQEEFPTLRLRLGPVVNNHTVLRCSELEELVRTPLGTKATPLTSALRGTTVLVLEPADRLTTLVAVDRELRWGLGESGCKAVLAAQERQEEDQQVQTALRRVREATSVEEKLELLIGATALREGLPSGLMESEQAESGDADPSPRRIARMAYNAHGDGVLQTHVKDLQAAYPNQAPSGFTGSSTAVKFVAEFGFPDTFAGARSPSLEPRIDVPGPSEFPRLHDYQERLATKVFTMLDRFTPQRGMLSLPTGAGKTRVAAEAVIRWVKQVGDLDGPILWIAQTEELCEQAVQSWSFVWSKVGAETPLTISRLWSSNEAGPVKDRPHLVVATDVKLRNCLGAEGYAWLRKSALVIVDEAHVAISPQYTEILTHLGLTSRETRCHLLGLTATPFRNTNDEETKRLVQRFGAHRLDDGIFSPDDPYEALQGLGMLANVDHEELTGGTIELTHAEKEQAEQMSLLSKAAEQRLADDQDRNTRILDKIEEMPDDWPVLVFATSVAHAKVLAAKLKDRGIRAASVDSATPKSERRKIITDFRQGRIRVLTNYGVLTQGFDAPATRAVVVARPTYSPNIYQQMIGRGLRGPRNGGKDTCLILNVRDNISNYGKALAFTQFEHLWSAK is encoded by the coding sequence ATGAACCACATCGGTGGCAAGGACAGTTCGGGCGATTCGCCCGTCATTCGGAAGATCGTCGACCAGTCCGCACGCGTGCTCGAAACGTATCGGGTGGACCCCGGCCTCATCCAAGAACACGCCAACGGCGAGCGCCGCATCACGCAAGGCGGCTACGGCGACCGCCAGTTGTTCGAACTCGTGCAGAACGCGGCCGACGAGATCGCATCGGCGCCGGGCGGAAAGGTGCAAGCCGTACTCACGGCGACGCACCTGTACTGCGCGAACGAGGGAGCGCCCGTCACCCCGGAGGGGGCCGAGACCATCCTGCGGATGAGCGTGTCGAAGAAGCGCGGTGGCCAGATCGGCAGGTTCGGCGTCGGCGTGAAGTCGGTCCTCGCTGTCACCGACACCCCCCAGTTCTTCAGCACGTCGGGCTCGTTCGGCTTCGACCGTTCGTGGTCCTACGACGCGATCAAGGACGCACGCGGTGGTGTGCCCGAAGAGGACTTCGAAGCCCCCGTCCTGCGGATGGCTCGACCCTTGGACGCCGACACCGAGCGGCTGGCGGACGGCATCCTGGACGAGTTGATGGAGTGGGCCACCACCGTGGTCCGCCTCCCGCTGTTGCCGGGCGCCGCCGAACAGCTCGCCCACGACATGCACGTCTCGGGCACCAAGGGCGACGTCCAGCGGGAGTTCCCGGCACGGTTCCAGCTCTTCTCGCACCACGTGGGCACAGTGGTCCTGGAGGACAGGCGGAGCCGGCCCACCGTCCGTCGGGAGATCACCGTCGACCACGACGGTTTCCTCCACACCGTCAACGAGTCCCGGACCGGAAAGCCCGACAGCCGCACCTCCTGGAAGGTCTTCACCCACGCCCACCGCCCCACGGAACAGGCCCGCTCCAGCGCCGGTGAGCTGCACGACCGAGGCACCGTCGACATCTCCTGGGCCGTGCCCGAGTACTCCGGGGAGACCGTGCTGACGACGCCCCGGGGCCGGGGCGAGTTCTGGTCGTTCTTCCCGACGAAGTACCCGATGACGCTGAGCGGTGCCCTGAACGGCGCGTGGAAGACGAACGAGGACCGGCAGAACCTCCTGGACTCCAGCCCGTTCAACCGCGAGATCATCCAGGTCGCCGCCCGTCTCGTGGTCGACTCCCTCCCCCATCTGGCGCCGGCCAAGGACCCGGGCGCGTACCTGCCGCTGCTCCCGGGCCGCACGAAGGAGTCGGAGACGCTCAACTGGGCGGACCGGTACCTGACCGAGTGCATCTGGGCACTGGCGGCGCAGCTTCCCTCTCTTCCGGACCAGGACGGTGTCTTGCGGGCCCCTCGCGACATCAACATCCACCCCGCGCCGGAGAGGAAGGTTCCTCTGAGGATGGAGTGGCTCCGGATGTGGAGCTCCTACCCCGGGCGCCCCTCGAACTGGGTCCACGCGTCCGTCGAGGCGGGCGAGTTCCGCCCGGGCAAGGTCGCCCACATCCTCGACGAGGCGAAGCGATCTCGCGCGACGGTGCGGGAGTGGTTGGAAGCCCTCGTCACCGACGGGACGGTCGAGGCGTCGGCTGCGGCCATCCGGATTCTCGCCGAAATGATCCGTTCCTCCTCACCTTTCGCCGAGGAAGCCCGCTCCGCGCGGATCGTGCTGACCGAGGAGAGCGGGATGGTGGCTCCCGGCCCCAAGATCTTCCGCCGGACCGTCCAGGACGGTCTGAGGGACACGACGACGTACGTCGACCGCCGACTCTCCGAGGACGAGTCCTTGGTGAGCGATCTGGTGACCCTCGGCATCCAGGAGGCCAACGCCGAGGGCAGGTTCATCAGCGTGCTGGAGCACGGAAACCTCGACGCCTACGGTCCGCAGGACTGGACCCACTTCTGGGAGTTGCTCCACGGCGCGGGTGCGCAGGGGCAGGCGCTCCGGATCCGCCGGCAGGTACGCGAGCCGAAGGACACCCTGTTCGTCCGCACCACGGACGGACGCTTCCACCGGATGCGCGACTGTCTGCTGCCGGGCCCGGTGGTTCCCGCCGACGGCAGCCGGGACAAGTCGATCGCGGTCGACCTCACATTCCACTCGGACGACACGGGGCTCCTTCGTGACCTCGGTCTTCGTGACCGGCCCTCGTCCGGGCACCGCCCCACGGACGAGGGATGGTTCGAGGAGTACCGCGCTGCGGTGCATCAGAAGTACTGCAAGGCACTGAGCAGTAGCGCTTCCCGCCCCGCTCTCAACCGGCTCAAGGTGGAGGGATCTCCCATCGGCGGCCCCCTGCATCTGTTGGAAGCGCTGTCGGACGAAGGCAGGGCTGCGTTCGTGCGAGCCATGCCCGACGACGCGGTCGTAGACTCCTGGACCCTGCAGATCGGCGTCCAGAGTTCCACCCGGAAGCAGACGCCGTCGCCGCTGCGTTGGATGCTTCGCAAGCACGGGCGCGTATCCACCTCCCAGGGGGTGCTCCCCCTGTCCCGCGCCGTGGGACCGCAGCTCCGGGCGTACGCGGACGTCCTGCCGGTCGCCGACATCAGCCCGGAGAAGGCCCGCAAGCTGGGCCTTCCGACCACGACCGAGCAGGTGCCGGCGGACCAGTGGAGCCACCTCCTGGAGGAACTCGCCCGGAGCGACGACGATGCGTTCGTCGGCAAGACGTACGTCCTGTTGACCCGCCTCGAAGTGGACTTCCCGGAAGGCCAGCTCACCCGCTGCCGCGTCGGATCCGAGTGGTCCGCGCGGGAGGACGGCGAGATCGCGGTGGCGGGCACCGACGCCGAGTACCGCGCGCTGCGCGCCGAGAGGGTACCCGCCCTGTTCGCCGGCAGCCCCGAGAGCGCCGCGCTCCTGATCAAGACCTGGGGGATGCTCCCGTACGCCGACGTGATCAGCAAGGAGACCCGGCACGTCGCCGCAGGGGAAGCGCTCCCCCTGCAGGAAGAGTTCCCCACGCTCCGACTTCGTCTGGGTCCTGTCGTCAACAATCACACGGTCCTGCGTTGTTCGGAGTTGGAGGAGCTGGTCCGCACCCCGTTGGGGACCAAGGCCACCCCGCTCACGAGCGCTCTGCGGGGGACGACGGTCCTCGTCCTCGAACCGGCGGACCGGCTCACGACACTCGTCGCCGTGGATCGCGAACTCCGTTGGGGTCTGGGCGAGTCCGGTTGCAAGGCGGTGCTGGCGGCGCAGGAGCGCCAGGAGGAGGACCAGCAGGTGCAGACCGCCCTGCGACGTGTCCGTGAAGCGACGAGCGTGGAGGAGAAGTTGGAGCTTCTCATCGGCGCGACCGCTCTCAGGGAGGGCCTTCCGTCGGGGCTCATGGAGAGCGAGCAGGCCGAGTCCGGCGACGCCGACCCTTCCCCGAGGCGCATCGCGCGGATGGCGTACAACGCGCACGGTGACGGCGTGCTCCAGACGCATGTGAAGGATCTCCAGGCGGCCTACCCGAACCAGGCCCCGTCCGGGTTCACCGGTTCCTCCACCGCCGTGAAGTTCGTCGCGGAGTTCGGCTTCCCGGACACCTTCGCGGGCGCCAGGTCCCCGTCGCTGGAGCCACGCATCGATGTCCCGGGACCCTCCGAGTTCCCACGCCTCCACGACTATCAGGAGCGCCTGGCGACGAAGGTCTTCACCATGCTGGACCGGTTCACCCCACAGCGCGGGATGCTGTCGTTGCCGACAGGAGCGGGGAAGACCCGGGTGGCGGCGGAGGCGGTCATTCGTTGGGTCAAGCAGGTGGGAGATCTCGACGGTCCGATCCTGTGGATCGCCCAGACCGAGGAGCTGTGCGAGCAAGCCGTGCAGAGTTGGAGCTTCGTCTGGTCGAAGGTCGGTGCCGAGACTCCGCTGACGATCAGCCGACTCTGGTCGTCCAACGAAGCGGGTCCGGTCAAGGACCGCCCTCACCTGGTCGTGGCGACCGACGTCAAGCTCCGTAACTGTCTGGGCGCCGAGGGCTACGCCTGGCTGCGGAAGTCGGCTCTCGTCATCGTCGACGAAGCGCACGTGGCCATCTCCCCGCAGTACACGGAAATTCTCACCCACCTCGGTCTGACGTCCCGCGAGACCCGCTGCCACCTGCTCGGGCTGACCGCGACGCCTTTCCGCAACACCAACGACGAGGAGACGAAGCGGCTGGTTCAGCGCTTCGGCGCCCACCGTCTCGACGACGGGATCTTCTCCCCGGACGACCCGTACGAGGCCCTCCAGGGTCTCGGCATGTTGGCGAACGTCGACCACGAGGAGCTGACCGGCGGAACGATCGAGTTGACCCACGCGGAGAAGGAGCAGGCGGAACAGATGAGCCTGCTCTCGAAGGCCGCGGAGCAGCGTCTCGCCGACGACCAGGACCGCAACACCCGGATCCTCGACAAGATCGAGGAGATGCCCGACGACTGGCCGGTGTTGGTGTTCGCCACCTCCGTGGCGCACGCCAAGGTTCTCGCCGCCAAGCTCAAGGACCGCGGAATCCGAGCAGCCTCGGTGGACTCCGCGACCCCGAAGTCCGAGCGCAGGAAGATCATCACCGACTTCCGACAGGGCCGAATCCGTGTCCTCACCAACTACGGCGTCCTCACCCAGGGATTCGATGCCCCGGCCACCCGTGCTGTTGTCGTGGCACGCCCCACCTACAGCCCGAACATCTACCAGCAGATGATCGGCCGCGGCCTGCGTGGACCCCGGAACGGGGGTAAGGACACCTGCCTGATCCTCAACGTCCGGGACAACATCAGCAACTACGGCAAGGCTCTCGCCTTCACGCAGTTCGAGCACCTGTGGAGTGCGAAGTGA
- a CDS encoding DNA cytosine methyltransferase has product MTHPPHPSLSAARFKIVDLFAGPGGLDIAATIMDEVESIGVEWDDPTRATRRAAGLLTTAEKDVAALGPCDPEVVDANVLTGGPPCQSFSVAGNREGHKALEDVKRLASCLVDHTTWTSFDSAWQAVRRETDSMSDDRTGLVLQPLRWIMEAKLRRRKPYEVIVLEQVPTVLPVWKHYVELLRRTGYAAEAHVLHSEDFGVPQARRRAVLIAQWDPRNTRRKVRFPKATHQRYRKGADRLPAPVPSDDRLGQQAFEVAEETAVLPWVSMGDALGERRPESFVMVSNYGSGGDPKDRGRRTSSEPAATVTGKVRRNRLFRLKETESGDWKDGEELDRLSFEEAGLLQSFPAAYPWRSTDIAQQIGNAIPPRLSLHILSEALFRDAPEKQWLEALARWRPPTSTSDEDAADD; this is encoded by the coding sequence ATGACCCACCCCCCTCATCCGTCGCTTTCTGCTGCCCGATTCAAGATCGTGGACCTCTTCGCAGGTCCGGGCGGTCTCGACATCGCAGCGACGATCATGGACGAGGTGGAGAGCATCGGTGTCGAATGGGACGATCCGACGCGTGCGACCCGACGCGCCGCCGGGCTGCTGACCACCGCCGAGAAGGACGTCGCCGCGCTCGGCCCGTGCGATCCCGAAGTCGTGGACGCGAACGTCCTCACCGGCGGTCCGCCGTGCCAGTCGTTCTCCGTTGCCGGGAACCGCGAAGGCCACAAGGCATTGGAGGACGTGAAACGGCTGGCATCGTGCCTGGTCGACCACACCACCTGGACCTCGTTCGACAGCGCGTGGCAGGCGGTGAGGAGGGAGACGGATTCCATGTCCGACGACCGCACCGGTCTGGTCCTTCAGCCACTGCGCTGGATCATGGAAGCCAAGCTCCGCCGGCGCAAGCCCTACGAAGTGATCGTGCTGGAGCAGGTACCGACGGTCCTGCCGGTGTGGAAGCACTACGTGGAGCTGCTCAGGCGGACCGGATACGCCGCGGAGGCCCACGTACTGCACTCCGAGGACTTCGGAGTGCCGCAGGCGCGCCGGCGAGCGGTACTGATCGCCCAGTGGGACCCGAGGAACACGCGCAGGAAGGTCCGCTTCCCGAAGGCCACCCATCAGCGGTACCGGAAGGGTGCGGACAGGTTGCCCGCACCGGTTCCCTCGGACGACCGGCTGGGTCAACAGGCGTTCGAGGTCGCGGAGGAAACGGCGGTACTGCCCTGGGTCTCCATGGGCGACGCCCTGGGGGAGAGGCGGCCCGAGTCCTTCGTGATGGTCTCCAACTACGGCTCGGGCGGCGACCCGAAGGACCGGGGCCGGCGTACCTCGTCCGAGCCCGCTGCGACGGTGACGGGCAAGGTACGGCGTAACCGACTCTTCCGATTGAAGGAGACGGAATCCGGCGACTGGAAGGACGGCGAGGAGCTCGACCGCCTGTCCTTCGAGGAAGCGGGCCTTCTCCAGTCGTTCCCCGCGGCCTACCCATGGCGCTCGACCGACATCGCACAGCAGATCGGCAATGCCATCCCGCCCCGACTTTCGCTCCACATCCTGAGCGAGGCCCTGTTCCGCGACGCTCCCGAGAAGCAATGGCTCGAAGCGCTGGCGAGGTGGCGCCCGCCCACGTCCACGTCGGATGAGGACGCGGCGGACGACTGA
- a CDS encoding helix-turn-helix transcriptional regulator translates to MVTVDSGMDFGPWLARQLKQSNMSQADLAQEIGMTRAAVSAWITGRATPREDTIVRIAEALETDLGTIHTRTTDTLAGLPVSWSHRPGYADGGRDFGNAAAFAFEADVEVLAREATQNSLDERLDENQPVRVRYTLHELTGETLARFRDEIRWNDLLPHYVAAAGQDQKVGRVIAAGLRDMRDRDRLVLLRVDDYNASGLTGDDYADGRFAAVVRRQLDSHKSTAGAGGSYGLGKATLWATSRLGLVLMNSTLSEPHEGRTERRLVGRLDLPWREVNGEPWAGPAWFGRPDPDSKSADVARSWWADEETVERLHLTRESAEPGTSFLIVGAYDVESLVEESDGEGDDDSVQRMHRRLVDALGRNFWAAMTTGGSRPPLLEASVRTLRNGEEILEEQRVDPTVTQPSRTRALRAFLDGKTVERHTEAGQVAMKTVTLKVPAGAAGTGGGEHKAVLLVTDAEDADGKFNTVVKMRGNRMTVQTSSVYGLPVGTNPFQAVLLVGMAAGADAPFADEAETFLRTSEPPEHNKWGQTEELRTMYSPSAVNRIAKLTTETNKAVRDLMAAPRKKGAGGSEKLRKKLSLGAKKVARPPVKRALPTLDDLQATVVGEAWSVVGEVRIPDGGDSWRLTPVAKLDVRSGGRPVVRWAELVGVKNCEVVGGALHFTQGARSAVFRGTTDASTHTVRAAYTGLIVDLKSGKGDQA, encoded by the coding sequence ATGGTGACGGTGGACAGCGGCATGGACTTCGGGCCCTGGCTCGCGCGACAGCTCAAGCAGTCGAACATGAGCCAGGCGGACCTGGCCCAGGAGATCGGCATGACGAGGGCGGCGGTCTCCGCCTGGATCACCGGACGGGCGACGCCTCGTGAGGACACCATCGTCAGGATCGCGGAGGCGCTCGAAACGGACCTCGGCACCATCCATACCCGCACCACCGATACGCTGGCCGGCCTGCCCGTCTCCTGGAGTCACCGACCCGGATACGCCGACGGGGGACGGGACTTCGGCAACGCCGCCGCCTTCGCCTTCGAGGCGGACGTGGAGGTGCTCGCCCGTGAGGCCACGCAGAACAGCCTCGACGAACGGCTCGACGAGAACCAGCCCGTCCGCGTCCGCTACACGCTGCACGAGCTGACGGGCGAAACCCTCGCCCGCTTCCGTGACGAGATCCGCTGGAACGACCTCCTTCCGCACTATGTGGCCGCAGCGGGGCAGGACCAGAAGGTCGGCAGGGTCATCGCTGCGGGGTTGCGGGACATGCGCGATCGGGACCGCCTGGTCCTTCTGCGCGTCGACGACTACAACGCGTCCGGGCTCACCGGGGACGACTACGCCGACGGGCGGTTCGCCGCCGTCGTACGCCGCCAACTCGACAGCCACAAGTCGACCGCCGGTGCGGGGGGTTCCTACGGGCTCGGAAAGGCGACGCTCTGGGCGACGAGTCGACTCGGCCTGGTGCTCATGAACTCGACGCTGTCCGAACCCCACGAGGGCCGCACCGAGCGACGACTCGTCGGCCGACTCGACCTGCCTTGGCGTGAGGTGAACGGTGAGCCCTGGGCCGGCCCGGCCTGGTTCGGTCGCCCGGACCCGGACTCGAAGTCGGCGGACGTCGCACGATCGTGGTGGGCCGACGAGGAGACCGTCGAGCGCCTCCATCTCACCCGCGAGAGTGCCGAGCCGGGCACGTCGTTCCTGATCGTGGGCGCTTACGACGTGGAGAGCCTGGTGGAGGAGAGCGACGGCGAGGGAGACGACGACAGCGTGCAGCGCATGCACAGACGTTTGGTCGACGCTCTGGGGCGGAATTTCTGGGCGGCCATGACCACCGGTGGATCTCGGCCGCCTTTGCTGGAAGCTTCCGTCCGCACCCTGCGCAATGGGGAGGAGATCCTCGAGGAACAGCGGGTGGACCCCACGGTCACCCAACCGTCGCGAACCCGTGCGCTCCGGGCGTTCCTCGACGGTAAGACGGTTGAACGGCACACCGAAGCCGGTCAGGTGGCGATGAAGACCGTGACGCTCAAGGTCCCGGCGGGAGCGGCAGGCACCGGCGGGGGGGAGCACAAGGCCGTGTTGCTGGTGACCGACGCGGAGGACGCCGACGGGAAGTTCAACACCGTGGTGAAGATGCGCGGCAACCGGATGACTGTGCAGACGAGCAGCGTCTACGGCCTGCCGGTGGGGACCAACCCCTTCCAAGCGGTGCTGCTCGTGGGAATGGCGGCGGGTGCGGATGCTCCTTTCGCCGACGAGGCCGAGACGTTCCTGCGTACCTCGGAACCTCCCGAGCACAACAAGTGGGGCCAGACGGAAGAATTGCGCACGATGTACTCGCCGTCCGCCGTCAACCGCATCGCGAAGCTCACCACGGAGACGAACAAGGCGGTCCGCGACCTCATGGCCGCGCCCAGGAAGAAGGGGGCCGGCGGGTCGGAGAAGCTGCGGAAAAAGCTTTCGCTGGGTGCCAAGAAGGTGGCCAGACCTCCGGTGAAGCGTGCCCTGCCGACGCTGGACGATCTGCAGGCGACCGTGGTGGGGGAGGCTTGGAGCGTCGTGGGTGAAGTGAGGATTCCCGACGGGGGCGACTCGTGGCGTCTGACGCCCGTGGCCAAACTGGACGTCCGCTCGGGCGGCCGGCCGGTGGTGCGCTGGGCCGAGTTGGTAGGGGTGAAGAACTGTGAAGTGGTCGGGGGCGCACTTCACTTCACGCAGGGTGCGCGGAGTGCGGTGTTTCGCGGGACGACCGACGCGTCGACCCACACCGTGCGGGCCGCGTACACCGGCTTGATCGTGGATCTCAAGTCGGGCAAGGGGGATCAGGCATGA
- a CDS encoding UvrD-helicase domain-containing protein produces MSDAYVDSPPLSEEQQAVVDQPWDTRLLVTAGAGAGKTHTLVRRLDALTGHAGDALEAREILVLSFSRAAVRELRERIARQARSARRVRVQTFDSWAFAVLRAEQPDRDWSALRFDARIREATEAVLRGAIEESEQGPPSHVVIDEVQDLVGERRDMVETLLDRFQDSCGFTVVGDGAQAIYGFQVEDADARAAETNYFFDWLRASYPDDLVELHLSDNFRTRTDEARTALALGPVLRRLPSESELSDAAGQEAHRQLVDLLRSCPSFGPLDDPFTLGSLRSFPGTCAILCRDNRQSLVLSDTLHALGVPHRTRRSLQEYPVPPWVADLLRRVGSTTLTEERFEELLEDSPVAPGGDRERVWRSLRSVARAPRGALDVRALRGAVAEGRFPDDLAAVEAARLVVSTVHRAKGSEFDRVLVVEPPSLAELRKQHERIDPAAEARALYVAMTRPRDDLFRLAAPETALVRRDRRTDRWYLGGWKSHVRKGIAASGGDICRLHPPGTDGFTEDAGAVQDHLLSSVRTGDAVTLRLQHGLPLAPNQSPPYTVFHDDRPVAVVSERFREDLYSNLKINNTWDVKWPAEIVGFHVDCLESVAGSSASGARAGLGDQGMWTVPRLTGLGRYRWAPASTQEELGR; encoded by the coding sequence GTGAGCGACGCGTACGTCGACAGTCCGCCCTTGAGCGAGGAACAGCAGGCGGTCGTGGACCAGCCCTGGGACACCCGGCTCCTGGTCACCGCGGGCGCGGGCGCCGGCAAGACGCACACGCTGGTACGCCGGCTCGACGCATTGACCGGGCACGCGGGCGACGCTCTCGAAGCCCGGGAGATCCTGGTGCTCAGCTTCTCCCGGGCGGCGGTGCGGGAGCTGCGCGAGCGCATCGCCCGTCAGGCGCGTTCCGCCCGCCGGGTCCGCGTCCAGACCTTCGACTCATGGGCGTTCGCGGTACTGCGCGCCGAACAGCCCGATCGCGACTGGAGCGCTCTGCGTTTCGACGCACGCATCCGGGAGGCCACGGAAGCCGTCCTGCGCGGAGCGATCGAGGAGAGCGAGCAGGGGCCGCCCAGCCATGTGGTCATCGACGAGGTCCAAGACCTGGTCGGTGAGCGCCGGGACATGGTGGAGACGTTGCTCGACCGCTTCCAGGACAGCTGCGGCTTCACCGTGGTCGGGGACGGGGCCCAGGCCATCTACGGCTTCCAGGTGGAGGACGCGGACGCCCGCGCGGCGGAAACCAATTACTTCTTCGACTGGCTGCGCGCGTCCTACCCCGACGACCTGGTGGAGCTGCACCTCTCCGACAACTTCCGGACCCGTACGGACGAGGCTCGCACCGCGCTCGCGCTGGGGCCCGTGCTCCGACGCCTGCCTTCGGAGTCGGAACTGTCGGACGCCGCCGGACAGGAAGCCCACCGGCAGTTGGTCGATCTCCTCCGCTCCTGCCCGAGCTTCGGCCCGCTGGACGACCCCTTCACCCTGGGGTCCCTGCGCAGCTTCCCGGGGACCTGCGCGATTCTCTGCCGGGACAACAGGCAGTCCCTGGTCCTGTCCGACACCTTGCACGCGCTGGGGGTGCCGCATCGCACGCGGCGGTCCCTCCAGGAGTACCCGGTCCCCCCGTGGGTCGCGGACCTGCTTCGGCGCGTCGGCTCCACCACGCTGACGGAGGAGCGTTTCGAGGAGCTGCTGGAGGACAGCCCTGTCGCTCCCGGAGGGGACCGGGAGCGCGTGTGGCGGTCCCTGAGGAGCGTGGCACGTGCGCCCCGGGGGGCGCTGGACGTGCGGGCGCTCCGCGGTGCGGTCGCCGAGGGGCGCTTCCCCGACGACCTCGCCGCGGTCGAAGCCGCTCGTCTGGTGGTGTCGACCGTGCACCGCGCCAAGGGATCGGAGTTCGACCGGGTCCTCGTGGTCGAACCCCCGTCCCTGGCAGAGCTGCGCAAGCAGCACGAGCGGATCGACCCGGCGGCGGAGGCGCGTGCGCTCTACGTCGCCATGACCCGTCCCCGGGACGACCTGTTCCGGCTCGCGGCTCCCGAGACGGCACTCGTACGGCGGGACAGGCGGACGGACCGTTGGTACCTCGGCGGCTGGAAGAGCCACGTACGCAAGGGCATCGCGGCGTCCGGCGGCGACATTTGCCGCCTGCATCCTCCGGGTACGGACGGGTTCACGGAGGATGCCGGTGCTGTGCAGGACCACCTCCTGTCGTCCGTCCGGACGGGCGACGCCGTGACCCTCCGCCTCCAGCACGGGCTGCCGCTCGCGCCGAACCAGAGCCCGCCGTACACCGTCTTCCACGACGACCGGCCGGTGGCGGTCGTCTCCGAACGGTTCCGCGAGGACCTGTACAGCAACTTGAAGATCAACAACACCTGGGACGTGAAATGGCCGGCGGAGATCGTGGGTTTTCACGTCGACTGCCTGGAGAGTGTCGCCGGCAGTTCGGCCTCCGGCGCGCGGGCCGGTCTCGGTGACCAGGGCATGTGGACCGTGCCACGCCTGACCGGACTCGGACGCTACCGCTGGGCCCCAGCATCGACGCAGGAGGAACTCGGACGATGA
- a CDS encoding DUF6339 family protein — translation MTDKPNHLPERLALLSDLNAAAYLTEGVLTGKESIPAIALNEATEPLTHADGARGELTPVRDLVDDALHKFGGGKPTAADAWLAPRLHATLRLTRREAADRRFWNYLALGVAPDYVVWRHLPESQEGRVSAVAAARFCGPLYTQAFARLWWAAELFRDGPDYAPVETACSHQDVLNSALRLDVIDHRPTAQALLRLIRRGTVKTGREINAVAQVINASAATLMYDVIAPDTARDGRPLAEWIDEAEGAPAVPRRALPDGPNEEKSPDAAVEVLADHFAELFAFAPVRGRETSEGTTDAEG, via the coding sequence ATGACCGACAAGCCGAACCACCTGCCGGAACGGTTGGCGCTGCTCTCCGACCTCAACGCTGCCGCGTACCTCACCGAAGGCGTGCTCACCGGCAAGGAGAGCATCCCGGCGATAGCGCTGAACGAAGCCACCGAGCCGTTGACCCACGCGGACGGTGCCAGGGGCGAGTTGACTCCGGTGCGGGACCTCGTGGACGACGCTCTGCACAAATTTGGAGGCGGGAAGCCGACGGCCGCGGATGCCTGGCTCGCCCCCCGGCTCCACGCGACTCTGAGGCTGACCCGCCGAGAGGCCGCCGATCGCAGGTTCTGGAACTACTTGGCCCTCGGTGTCGCTCCGGACTACGTGGTTTGGCGACACCTTCCCGAGTCCCAGGAAGGCAGGGTGTCGGCGGTTGCCGCTGCCCGATTCTGCGGACCGTTGTACACACAGGCGTTCGCCCGCTTGTGGTGGGCCGCAGAACTCTTCAGGGACGGTCCGGACTACGCGCCGGTGGAAACGGCCTGCTCCCACCAGGACGTACTCAACAGCGCTCTGCGACTCGACGTGATCGATCACAGACCAACAGCGCAGGCACTGCTGCGTTTGATCCGGCGGGGGACGGTGAAGACGGGACGAGAGATCAACGCCGTGGCGCAGGTGATCAACGCGTCCGCCGCGACGCTGATGTACGACGTCATAGCTCCGGACACGGCGCGGGACGGTCGACCCCTGGCGGAATGGATCGATGAGGCGGAAGGCGCGCCCGCGGTGCCCCGCAGGGCGTTGCCGGACGGTCCGAACGAGGAGAAGTCCCCCGACGCGGCCGTGGAAGTGCTTGCCGATCACTTCGCGGAACTGTTCGCCTTCGCACCCGTCCGAGGAAGGGAGACGAGCGAAGGCACGACCGATGCCGAGGGCTGA